ATAGGCAGCGAGAGCTCCAGGAGGGTATAGCCGAGCACCAGGCCCTCGTCGGGGATATCCCGGCTGGAGAAGCCGATCACACCGACCAGTGCGCCCTGGAACACCGTGATCATGCCGAGCACGATCACCTTGGACATCAGATACGCGGAGCGTGACAGACCGGTCGCACGCTCGCGCTCATAGATCACCCGCTCCTTGATCAGCTCACGGACCGAGTTGGCGGCTCCGGCGAAGCAGGCACCCACCGCGAGTATCAGCAGCACGGTCGTGGCCGTGCCGTTCGGGACGATCCTGCCCTGCGCGTTCGCCCCGTTGGGCAGCAGTCCCTTGTCCGCGTCGATGAGCAGGCTCACCGCACCGAGTACGGCGGGCAGTGCCACCATCAGGGCGAGGAAGCCCCGGTCGGAGGCGATCACGGAGACATAGCGCCGGATCAGCGTGCCGAGCTGGGAGAACCAGCTCTGCGGTTTCGGGGGTCTGATCGCCTGCGCGGGCGGCATGCTCACCGACTGCGGAGCGACGGCGTCGATGTCCGCGGCGTACATCTGGTAGTGCTGTGAGCCCTTCCAGCGGCCCGCCCAGTCGTAGTCGCGGTAGTTCTCGAATGCGGAGAAGACATCGGCCCAGGTGTCGTAGCCGAAGAAGTTCAGCGCCTCCTCCGGCGGCCCGAAGTACGCGACGGAACCGCCGGGCGCCATCACCAGCAGCTTGTCGCACAGCGCCAGTTCCGCCACCGAGTGGGTGACGACCAGGACGGTGCGGCCGTCGTCGGCCAGACCTCGCAGCAGCTGCATCACATCGCGGTCCATGCCCGGGTCGAGGCCGGATGTCGGCTCGTCCAGGAATATCAGCGACGGCTTCGTCAGCAGCTCCAGGGCCACCGACACACGCTTGCGCTGGCCACCGGAGAGTGAGGTGACCTTCTTCCCCTTGTGGATGTCCAGCTTGAGCTCACGCAGCACCTCGTCGATACGCGCCTCGCGCTCGGCGGCACTGGTGTCCGCGGGGAAGCGGAGCTTGGCGGCGTACTTGAGGGCGCTGCGGACGGTCAGTTCCTTGTGGAGGATGTCGTCCTGCGGCACCAGGCCGATGCGTTGGCGCAGCTCGGCGAACTGCTTGTAGAGGTTCCGGTTGTCGTATAGGACATCGCCCTGGTCGGCGGGCCGGTAGCCGGTGAGCGCCTTGAGCAGGGTGGACTTCCCGGAGCCGGACGGGCCGATGACCGCGATCAGGGACTTCTCGGGGACGCCGAAGGAGACGTCCTTGAGGATCTGCTTGCCGCCGTCGACGGTGACCGTGAGGTGACGGGCGGAGAAAGAGACCTCACCGGTGTCGACGAACTCCTCGAGGCGGTCGCCCACCAGCCGGAAGGCGGAGTGGCCGATGCCGACGATGTCGTTCGGGCCGATGAGCGCGGAGCCGGACTTCGCCAGCGGCTGGCCGTTGACGTAGGTGCCGTTGTGCGAGCCGAGGTCGCGGATCTCGTAGCGGCCGTCCGGCGTGGCGTGGAACTCGGCATGGTGGCGGGACACTTGGAGGTCCGAGACCACCAGCTCGTTCTCCAGGGCACGGCCGATGCGCATGACGTGACCGAGCGAGAACTGGTGGAACGTGGTGGGGCTGCGGTCCCCGTACACCGGCGGCGCCTGGTCCGCGGACTGCTGTCCGTACGATGCGGCGCCCTGCTGATACGGAGTCTGCGGGGACTGCTGATGCGGCACCTGCGCCTGCTGCGGGGACTGCTCCCGCTGCCAGTGCTGCTGCGGCGTCGCCTGGGGCGCCTGCTGCCACTGCGGCTGGGCCGGGGCCTGGCCCGCGGCCTGCCGGGCGGCGTACTGGGACTGCTGTGGCTGCTGCGCGACGGCGCCCCGAGCGCCGCGGTCGCCGTTCGCCGCACCGCTCAGATTCAGCCGCGGGCCGTCGTTGGCGTTTCCGAGATGGACCGCGGAGCCGGGGCCGACCTCCATCTGGTGGATCCGCCGACCCTGCGCATAGGTGCCGTTGGTGCTTCCGTGGTCCTGGATGGCCCAACTCCGGCCGTCCCAGCTGATCGTGGCGTGCCGCCACGACACTCTGGCGTCGTCGACCACCACGTCGCCCTGTGGGTCACGCCCGATGGTGTACGACCTGGACGGATCGAGGCTCCAGGTCCTTCCGTTCAATTCCAGTACGAGTTCCGGCACTCCATGCCCCACTAGTTGTCCCCCGAGCTACCCCCGTCGCAGGGAGTCTAGGGATGGCGAACATCGTGAGGAACTATTTCAGGCCCGCTGCCGTATCCAAAAGCCGGGCCTCCCGGCGGTGTGCTTCCGAGTGCACGAACGCGCCGTTGACTGCAGCGAAACGCGCCCGGAGAGTGGTAAGCGCCCATGAGTGCACACGAATCCTGCACGAATGGGGCAAGTCCACATGGATCGGGGGGTCCTGATGGCGTCGAACGGCGGGGCCCGCGAACGGCCCGTGCCCTGGGGTGACGTGGCGCTGGCCTCGATCGCGGCGGTGAGCTGGTCGCTGGCGGGGATGGCGGGCACGGCGGCGGCGGGGCTGCATCTGCTGGACGCCGACGCGAGCGGCTCACTGGGCCCCATGACAGCGGCGGTGACGGTGCTCGCGGTCGGTGGGTCGGTCACACCGTACGGCGATGTGTCGGTCTTCGGACTTGAGGGTGCACAGGCGTCGACCGCCGTCCATGTCGTCCCGCTGGGGGTGGCGCTGGTCGGTGCGCTGCTGCTGGGTCACTTCTTCCTGAGGCCGCTGCGCGTGGCCGGCGGCGGGTTCTCCGGTGCGGAACTGGCGGCTCGGGCAGGCATGTCGGCGGGGCTGTTCCTCGGGGCGGTCGGTGCGCTTGCCTGGCTGGGCCATGACGTGATCACCTTCGACGGTGAGGCGCTGGGGCTCGACGGTGCGCCGGGCACCGGTGCGGGCGGCGGTCCCCGGATGGATGTGCCGGGTCTGGGAGACCTCGGGGACCTCGGAGACCTCGGTGACGGCACCGGGGGGATCGGCGGGCTGCTGCCGGACCGGCTCGGTGAGCTGGTGGACGCGAAGGCCTCGGTCGGCTTCACCGTGGACACCGCCGACTCCTTGGCCGGTGCGTTGTTCTGGGTGCTCGGGGTGCTGCTGATCGCTCTGCTCGCCTCACGCCGTACGCCACTGCCGGCGGGCTGGGACGCGGTGCACCGGCTGGTGCGGCCCGCCGTGTCCGCCGTGCTGACCCTGCTGCTGACGGCGGTGGCGGCGGGGCTGGCAGCGGCGGCGTACGCCGGGTTCACCGACGACCGGCCGGGACCGGTCGTCGGCGCGGCGCTGCTCGGCACACCGAACGGTGCGTGGACGGGTGTCGCGCTCGGCTTGTTGGTGCCCTGGCGCGGCAGGGCGAGCGGCGAACTGGCGAAGGTGCTGCCGGATCCGCTGGGCGAACTGCTGAGGGTGGCGGCGGACGAACCGGTCACGGTGGGGCGGCTCGCGGAACACGACGGCCGGGTGTGGCTGCTCGCCGTGGCCGGTGCCGCGCTGATGCTGTGCGCCGGGGTGCTCAGCGCGGTGCGTACGCCCAGGCCCCCGGGGATGGGTGCGGTGAGGTTCACGGGGCGGTGTGCGGCGGCACTGGGGCCGGCGTCGGCCGTGGCGCTGGCGGCCGTGGTGCTGCTGACCCGGGTGTCCGCGGACGCCTCGCTGTCGGTGCTCGGGTTCGACGCGTTCGGGGCACGGCTCGAACTGCGCGGGGACCCGGGCGCGGCCGTGGTTCTGGGTGCGGTGTGGGGCACTGTGTCGGGCGGTGTGGGGGCGCTGCTGGCGTGCGCGTCGGGGGTGGCCGGTTCGCGCGCGGCACCACTCGCCGTTGCGGGAGGCACACCCCTGGGACCGCTCACCGGCCCGTATCACCCGTCTGCGCCGTATCGCCCGCCGAACGCGGATACGAACCCGTATCTGAGGCTGTCGGGCGGGCAGGAGCCGTCCGCTCGGCGGCAGGTGCCGCCCGAGCGGAGGCCGGAACAACCCGATCAGCGGCGGCGCGCGACGCCGGGACGGGGACTGCACGGGGCTGAGACGGTGGCCGGGCCTGCGCTGCCTCCGCCCCCGCCGCCGAGGCCTCCCGCACCGCCCGGACCCCGGGGGACCCGCCCGGACGGCCGACGGGACCGTCCGCGGGACGAGCCTCCCGACGGGCCTCCGCCGCCCGGGGCGCCGCGAACGCGTCGCTGATCACCCGTCCGATCCCGACGCGGGACCGGCGTCCTGCCCTTCACCTCCGGGCCGACCTGCCGAAACCCGGACGCCATCTTTCCGACACCGCCCTTCGCCTGCCGCTGTACCGGCGGCCGTCCGCTCCGCGGGACGGGGCGGCGCATGGCACGGAGTGCCCGATAACGTGGGAAGTACCATGAGCGCATCGCAGCCCCCTCAGACGTCCGCCGTCCCTACTCTTCTGGTCAAGATCTTCGGGAAGGACCGTCCCGGGATCACGGCCGGGCTTTTCGACACCCTGGCCGCCTACGCGGTCGATGTGATCGACATCGAGCAGATCGTCACGCGTGGCCGTATCACGCTGTGCGTTCTCGTCACGGCTCCGTCCTCGGGAGTCGAGGGCGAGCTGCGATCCACCGTCCACGGCTGGGCGGAGTCGCTGAAGCTCCAGGCGGAGATCATCTCCGGTACCGGTGACAACCGGCCGCGCGGCAGTGGCCGCTCCCATGTCACCGTGCTCGGACACCCTCTGACGGCGGAGTCGGCGGCGGCCATAGCCTCCAGGATCACCGGCTGCGGGGGAAACATCGACCGTATCTTCCGGTTGGCGAAGTACCCCGTCACAGCGGTCGAGTTCGCGGTGTCCGGCTGTGAGACCGAGCCGCTGCGCACCGCGCTGGCCACGGAGGCGGCGGAGATCGGTGTGGATGTGGCGGTGGTCTCCGCGGGACTGCACCGCAGGGCTCAGCGTCTGCTGGTGATGGACGTGGACTCCACCATGATCCAGGACGAGGTCATCGAGCTGTTCGCGGCGCACGCCGGGTGCGAGGACCGGGTCGCGGAGGTGACCGCCGCGGCGATGCGCGGCGAGCTGGACTTCGAGCAGTCCCTGCACGCGCGGGTGGCGCTGCTGGCCGGGCTGGACGCATCGGTGGTCGACAAGGTGCGGGCGGAGGTGCGGTTGACCCCGGGCGCCCGCACGCTCATCCGTACGCTGAAGCGCCTCGGCTACCAAGTCGGTGTGGTGTCTGGCGGGTTCACCCAGGTCACGGATGACCTGAAGGAGCGACTCGGCCTTGATTTCGCCTCTGCCAACACGCTGGAGATCG
This DNA window, taken from Streptomyces sp. SCSIO 30461, encodes the following:
- the serB gene encoding phosphoserine phosphatase SerB; this translates as MSASQPPQTSAVPTLLVKIFGKDRPGITAGLFDTLAAYAVDVIDIEQIVTRGRITLCVLVTAPSSGVEGELRSTVHGWAESLKLQAEIISGTGDNRPRGSGRSHVTVLGHPLTAESAAAIASRITGCGGNIDRIFRLAKYPVTAVEFAVSGCETEPLRTALATEAAEIGVDVAVVSAGLHRRAQRLLVMDVDSTMIQDEVIELFAAHAGCEDRVAEVTAAAMRGELDFEQSLHARVALLAGLDASVVDKVRAEVRLTPGARTLIRTLKRLGYQVGVVSGGFTQVTDDLKERLGLDFASANTLEIVDGKLTGRVTGEIVDRAGKARLLRRFASQAGVPLAQTVAIGDGANDLDMLNAAGLGVAFNAKPVVREAADTAVNVPFLDAVLYLLGITREEVEAADVHED
- a CDS encoding streptophobe family protein gives rise to the protein MDRGVLMASNGGARERPVPWGDVALASIAAVSWSLAGMAGTAAAGLHLLDADASGSLGPMTAAVTVLAVGGSVTPYGDVSVFGLEGAQASTAVHVVPLGVALVGALLLGHFFLRPLRVAGGGFSGAELAARAGMSAGLFLGAVGALAWLGHDVITFDGEALGLDGAPGTGAGGGPRMDVPGLGDLGDLGDLGDGTGGIGGLLPDRLGELVDAKASVGFTVDTADSLAGALFWVLGVLLIALLASRRTPLPAGWDAVHRLVRPAVSAVLTLLLTAVAAGLAAAAYAGFTDDRPGPVVGAALLGTPNGAWTGVALGLLVPWRGRASGELAKVLPDPLGELLRVAADEPVTVGRLAEHDGRVWLLAVAGAALMLCAGVLSAVRTPRPPGMGAVRFTGRCAAALGPASAVALAAVVLLTRVSADASLSVLGFDAFGARLELRGDPGAAVVLGAVWGTVSGGVGALLACASGVAGSRAAPLAVAGGTPLGPLTGPYHPSAPYRPPNADTNPYLRLSGGQEPSARRQVPPERRPEQPDQRRRATPGRGLHGAETVAGPALPPPPPPRPPAPPGPRGTRPDGRRDRPRDEPPDGPPPPGAPRTRR
- a CDS encoding FHA domain-containing protein, whose translation is MPELVLELNGRTWSLDPSRSYTIGRDPQGDVVVDDARVSWRHATISWDGRSWAIQDHGSTNGTYAQGRRIHQMEVGPGSAVHLGNANDGPRLNLSGAANGDRGARGAVAQQPQQSQYAARQAAGQAPAQPQWQQAPQATPQQHWQREQSPQQAQVPHQQSPQTPYQQGAASYGQQSADQAPPVYGDRSPTTFHQFSLGHVMRIGRALENELVVSDLQVSRHHAEFHATPDGRYEIRDLGSHNGTYVNGQPLAKSGSALIGPNDIVGIGHSAFRLVGDRLEEFVDTGEVSFSARHLTVTVDGGKQILKDVSFGVPEKSLIAVIGPSGSGKSTLLKALTGYRPADQGDVLYDNRNLYKQFAELRQRIGLVPQDDILHKELTVRSALKYAAKLRFPADTSAAEREARIDEVLRELKLDIHKGKKVTSLSGGQRKRVSVALELLTKPSLIFLDEPTSGLDPGMDRDVMQLLRGLADDGRTVLVVTHSVAELALCDKLLVMAPGGSVAYFGPPEEALNFFGYDTWADVFSAFENYRDYDWAGRWKGSQHYQMYAADIDAVAPQSVSMPPAQAIRPPKPQSWFSQLGTLIRRYVSVIASDRGFLALMVALPAVLGAVSLLIDADKGLLPNGANAQGRIVPNGTATTVLLILAVGACFAGAANSVRELIKERVIYERERATGLSRSAYLMSKVIVLGMITVFQGALVGVIGFSSRDIPDEGLVLGYTLLELSLPIMALGFTSMMFGLIISALVKTAEKTMPLLVMFAIVQVVFTGCLFILNGTVGVNEFSYLMPSRWAVAAAGATLDFNRISPNQDDPGNTDPLWDHEVGAWVMDMAALLALGALCGFLVARFLRRHEPEVMRK